One bacterium DNA segment encodes these proteins:
- a CDS encoding phosphotransferase family protein, translated as MAEEENTDPEVVRTSRDDQVLRQRLQDWLATQLPDGAAPQVSEISSPSSSGMSSETLLFDASWKGEGGATESGEFVGRMAPSEQDLPTFPSYDMSMQAGVLRLAGDYGVPVPAVRWLETDPGPLGAPFFVMERLRGRVPGDVPPYLAAGWVFEASDAERRQLQDATVEAIAKIHSIDLEQSDASFLEFDEPGDTPLRRHVDNQRSYYAWLTEGGRRSPLIERTFEWLDANWPNETSTVVTWGDSRIGNVMYAEDGFAPVAILDWEMAGLGTRELDLGWLCFMHTYFFQVLLEQAGAPGLPKFLLADDVAETYGRITGHTVEDLRWYLVYGGLRHAIIMSRIMERTVHFGQGEPTEDPDDRIPHRYTLANMLEGRF; from the coding sequence GTGGCCGAAGAAGAGAACACCGATCCGGAAGTCGTCCGGACTTCGCGGGACGACCAGGTCCTCCGCCAGCGTCTGCAGGACTGGCTCGCCACGCAGCTGCCGGACGGCGCCGCCCCGCAGGTCTCGGAGATCTCGTCGCCGTCGTCCTCGGGGATGTCGAGCGAGACGCTGCTCTTCGATGCGAGCTGGAAGGGCGAGGGCGGCGCGACGGAATCGGGCGAGTTCGTCGGTCGGATGGCGCCGTCGGAGCAGGACCTGCCGACGTTTCCGAGCTACGACATGTCGATGCAGGCCGGGGTGCTCCGGCTCGCCGGAGACTACGGCGTCCCGGTCCCCGCCGTGCGCTGGCTCGAGACCGACCCCGGACCGCTCGGCGCGCCCTTCTTCGTGATGGAGCGGCTCCGCGGCCGCGTCCCGGGTGACGTGCCGCCCTATCTCGCGGCGGGTTGGGTCTTCGAGGCGAGCGACGCCGAGCGCCGGCAGCTCCAGGATGCGACGGTCGAGGCGATCGCGAAGATCCACTCCATCGACCTCGAGCAGAGCGACGCGTCCTTCCTCGAGTTCGACGAGCCGGGCGACACGCCGCTTCGCCGACACGTCGACAACCAGCGCAGCTACTACGCCTGGCTGACCGAGGGCGGTCGCCGGTCCCCGCTAATCGAGCGGACCTTCGAGTGGCTCGACGCGAACTGGCCGAACGAGACCAGCACCGTCGTGACCTGGGGCGATTCGCGGATCGGCAACGTGATGTACGCCGAGGACGGCTTCGCGCCGGTGGCGATCCTCGACTGGGAGATGGCGGGCCTGGGGACCCGGGAGCTCGACCTCGGCTGGCTCTGCTTCATGCACACCTACTTCTTCCAGGTGCTGCTCGAGCAGGCCGGCGCGCCGGGGCTTCCGAAGTTCCTCCTGGCCGACGACGTCGCCGAGACGTACGGCCGGATCACGGGCCACACGGTCGAAGACCTGCGCTGGTACCTGGTCTACGGAGGACTGCGCCACGCGATCATCATGTCGCGCATCATGGAGCGGACGGTCCACTTCGGGCAGGGGGAGCCGACCGAGGACCCCGACGACCGCATCCCCCATCGCTACACGCTCGCGAACATGCTGGAAGGCCGTTTCTGA
- a CDS encoding DUF3604 domain-containing protein has protein sequence MRRAPALVPLVVVVLVIATTSVARESYSPYAEDDHPNRVFWGDTHVHSSWSPDAGGSGNESLTPLDAFRFAKGEAVVAHNGQTVRLRRPLDFLLVSDHSEYLGLYPMLEEGYPALLATETGKRWKRLLAEGRRGLVGGEFAVSLTTGGDIVGDRSFVPFVWKRVVENADRMNEPGKFTAFIGYEWTSMPATANLHRNVIFRDGADRTRDLTPFSSVESQDPEALWAYLADYEARTGGRAMAIPHNGNMSAGRMFEKTRLDRTPQTKAYAEARMRFERVVEATQIKGDGEADSFNSPDDEFADFENWDAYAGMGVIGPHEDWMYAGEYVRPALGRGLALEAELGANPFAFGLIGSTDAHTSLATADDADFWGKFSSNEPYAGRGEDPFSSLEMPESASFDFDVSPERLPEQLFTRSLVASGYAAVWARENTRAEIFDAMARRETYATTGPRMVVRFFGGFGYDEADAAAPDVARVGYAGGVPMGGELAGAPDDGQAPRFLVSVLRDPEGAHLDRAQIVKQWLDPATGEVRERIFDVAVSDGRAIGADGRCREPVGNTVDVEKARYRNSIGDAALAAGWVDPTFDPSVPAVYYLRVLEIPTPRWTTYDAAKFGTPLPDGLPATLQQRAYTSPIWYRPG, from the coding sequence ATGCGCCGCGCACCCGCTCTCGTCCCCCTCGTCGTCGTGGTCCTCGTGATCGCGACGACTTCTGTCGCGCGAGAGAGCTATTCGCCCTACGCGGAAGACGACCACCCCAACCGGGTCTTCTGGGGAGATACTCACGTCCACAGCAGCTGGTCGCCGGACGCAGGCGGCTCCGGCAACGAGAGCCTGACGCCCCTCGACGCCTTTCGCTTCGCGAAGGGCGAGGCCGTGGTGGCGCACAACGGCCAGACCGTGCGCCTGCGGCGCCCCCTGGACTTCCTGCTCGTCTCGGACCACAGCGAATACCTCGGTCTCTATCCGATGCTCGAAGAGGGCTATCCCGCTCTGTTGGCGACGGAGACGGGCAAGCGCTGGAAGCGCCTGCTCGCCGAGGGGCGACGCGGTCTCGTGGGCGGGGAGTTCGCGGTGTCGCTGACGACCGGCGGAGACATCGTCGGCGATCGCTCGTTCGTTCCCTTCGTCTGGAAGCGGGTCGTCGAGAACGCGGACCGGATGAACGAGCCAGGGAAGTTCACGGCCTTCATCGGGTACGAGTGGACCTCGATGCCCGCGACGGCGAACCTCCATCGCAACGTGATCTTCCGCGACGGGGCCGACCGAACCCGCGATCTGACGCCCTTCAGCTCGGTCGAGAGTCAGGACCCGGAGGCCCTCTGGGCCTACCTGGCGGACTACGAGGCCCGAACAGGGGGGCGGGCGATGGCGATCCCGCACAACGGGAACATGAGCGCCGGGCGGATGTTCGAGAAGACCCGTCTCGACCGGACGCCCCAGACGAAGGCCTACGCCGAGGCGCGCATGCGCTTCGAGCGCGTCGTCGAGGCGACCCAGATCAAGGGCGACGGCGAGGCCGATTCGTTCAACTCGCCGGACGACGAGTTTGCGGACTTCGAGAACTGGGATGCGTACGCCGGGATGGGCGTGATCGGCCCGCACGAGGACTGGATGTACGCCGGCGAATACGTTCGTCCGGCCCTGGGGCGTGGCCTCGCGCTCGAGGCCGAGCTCGGTGCGAACCCGTTCGCCTTCGGTCTGATCGGGTCGACGGACGCGCACACGAGCCTCGCCACCGCCGACGATGCCGACTTCTGGGGCAAGTTCTCGAGCAACGAGCCCTACGCCGGACGGGGAGAGGATCCCTTCTCCAGCCTCGAGATGCCCGAGTCCGCGAGCTTCGATTTCGACGTGTCGCCGGAACGACTGCCGGAGCAGCTCTTCACGCGTTCCCTCGTCGCGTCCGGGTACGCGGCGGTCTGGGCGCGCGAGAATACGCGGGCCGAGATCTTCGACGCGATGGCGAGGCGGGAGACCTACGCGACGACGGGCCCGCGAATGGTCGTGCGCTTCTTCGGTGGCTTCGGCTACGACGAGGCCGACGCGGCGGCGCCGGACGTCGCGCGGGTCGGGTATGCCGGAGGCGTTCCGATGGGCGGGGAGCTCGCGGGGGCACCCGATGATGGGCAGGCGCCGCGATTCCTCGTGTCGGTTCTGCGCGACCCGGAAGGGGCGCATCTCGATCGGGCGCAGATCGTGAAGCAGTGGCTCGATCCGGCGACCGGCGAGGTGCGCGAACGGATCTTCGACGTGGCGGTCTCGGACGGACGCGCGATCGGGGCCGACGGCCGATGTCGCGAGCCCGTCGGGAATACCGTCGACGTGGAGAAGGCGCGCTACCGGAACTCGATCGGCGATGCGGCGCTGGCCGCGGGCTGGGTCGACCCGACCTTCGATCCGTCGGTCCCGGCGGTGTACTACCTGCGCGTGCTGGAGATTCCGACTCCGCGCTGGACGACCTACGACGCCGCGAAGTTCGGGACGCCGCTCCCGGACGGGCTGCCCGCGACGCTCCAGCAGCGCGCGTATACGTCGCCGATCTGGTACCGGCCGGGATAG
- a CDS encoding MFS transporter, translating to MSQHVTPRQARTALAILSVVYAVNLLDRQILSMLLVPIKEELGISDTALGFLTGTSFALFYATAGIPIARLADRSNRVRVIAIGLTLWSAATAACGLARSFVHLALARVLVGVGEAAGSPPAHSLIADYFPPECRARSIALYTMGASVGIGLGYALGGWLEAAIGWRGAFFAVGLPGLALVALVLLGMREPVRGASEGRRAEGEQPPVGQALRVLFSIRSYRQIATATALYNVASYGFMMWIPTFLTRVHDMPRSESGAWLGLIAAGCGLAGAWTGGWLADYGAQRDRRWLVWLPACAGTLTTPFLFAFILADSGPAALLAYVPISFLSATWSAPTYACVQSLVSLRMRAMASAVLLFVLNLIGLGLGPQLVGVLNDVFEARYGLEAIRYSLLLIGLGKAWGALHSLVASRSLRQELDAAAEGVGAPA from the coding sequence ATGAGCCAGCACGTCACCCCGCGTCAGGCGCGGACCGCCCTCGCCATCCTTTCGGTGGTCTACGCGGTCAACCTCCTGGACCGCCAGATCCTGTCGATGCTCCTCGTCCCGATCAAGGAGGAGCTCGGCATCTCCGACACCGCCCTGGGATTCCTGACGGGAACGTCCTTCGCGCTCTTCTACGCGACGGCGGGCATTCCGATCGCCCGTCTCGCGGATCGGAGCAATCGCGTCCGGGTGATCGCGATCGGCCTCACGCTCTGGAGCGCAGCGACCGCGGCCTGCGGCCTCGCACGATCGTTCGTCCACCTGGCCCTCGCCCGCGTCCTCGTGGGCGTCGGAGAGGCGGCGGGAAGCCCGCCCGCCCACTCGCTGATCGCGGACTACTTTCCGCCGGAGTGCCGTGCGCGATCGATCGCGCTCTACACGATGGGTGCGAGCGTCGGCATCGGCCTGGGCTACGCGCTCGGCGGCTGGCTCGAGGCGGCCATCGGCTGGCGCGGTGCCTTCTTTGCCGTCGGGCTCCCCGGGCTGGCCCTCGTCGCGCTCGTCCTGCTCGGCATGCGGGAACCCGTCCGTGGCGCCTCGGAAGGACGTCGCGCCGAGGGAGAGCAGCCTCCGGTCGGCCAGGCCCTCCGCGTGCTCTTCTCGATCCGGAGCTACCGCCAGATCGCGACGGCGACCGCGCTCTACAACGTGGCTTCCTACGGATTCATGATGTGGATCCCGACCTTCCTCACTCGCGTGCACGACATGCCGCGAAGCGAGAGCGGCGCCTGGCTCGGACTGATCGCGGCGGGCTGCGGTCTCGCGGGCGCATGGACCGGAGGCTGGCTCGCCGACTACGGCGCCCAGCGGGATCGGCGTTGGCTCGTCTGGCTCCCCGCCTGCGCCGGCACGCTGACCACGCCCTTCCTCTTCGCGTTCATCCTCGCGGACTCCGGACCGGCCGCGCTCCTCGCGTACGTGCCGATCTCCTTCCTGTCGGCGACCTGGAGTGCGCCCACGTACGCCTGCGTCCAGAGCCTGGTCTCGCTGCGGATGCGGGCGATGGCCTCGGCGGTCCTGCTCTTCGTGTTGAACCTGATCGGACTCGGGCTCGGCCCGCAGCTCGTCGGTGTGCTGAACGACGTCTTCGAGGCTCGCTACGGACTCGAGGCGATCCGCTACTCGCTGCTCCTGATCGGGCTGGGCAAGGCGTGGGGCGCGCTCCATTCGCTCGTCGCGTCTCGGAGCCTGCGGCAGGAGCTGGACGCGGCCGCGGAAGGCGTGGGCGCCCCCGCCTAG
- a CDS encoding sulfotransferase, translating into MSEFDRRERWQPAPRPEWVARLNEEGEILNSRSIVPLDENSLLAEARRNTGLDDFGDDGWIDHFRVLIRAIEEEAKLNLMGRILTRQDFVLYLETRLRIQDYYTRFPEIDEQVIHEPVMILGHGRTGTTILHEVMSTDPQFRIVKRWEAMFPCPPPEAATYDSDPRIERADKLITIFDRVTPEWKAMHKFGGGLPVECAEYLYASFLSNVFVFSFQIPSYAEYLQKQDVGYTIRWHQRFLKLLQWKYGKPHWLLKNPIWIDYIPRVLEFYPDAKIILTHRDPITVSDSFTNVMGTIFWWRTDDPWGGGMLDELVMADGRAETQANLMKWMEDGTLKPGYVSNVLYSDFMNDPADTIGRCYADLGLEFGEGTAAAIQHYLANKPKGKHGKFEYDRAQAEQIAAERARFRTYQEYFGVPDEI; encoded by the coding sequence ATGAGTGAGTTCGACCGCCGCGAGCGCTGGCAGCCCGCCCCCCGGCCCGAGTGGGTGGCCCGCCTCAACGAGGAAGGCGAGATCCTGAACAGCCGGAGCATCGTCCCCCTCGACGAGAACTCGCTGCTCGCCGAAGCACGACGCAATACGGGGCTCGACGACTTCGGCGACGACGGGTGGATCGATCATTTCCGCGTCCTGATCCGGGCGATCGAGGAGGAAGCCAAGCTCAACCTCATGGGCCGGATCCTGACCCGTCAGGACTTCGTGCTCTATCTCGAGACCCGACTCAGGATCCAGGACTACTACACGCGCTTCCCCGAGATCGACGAGCAGGTGATCCACGAGCCCGTCATGATCCTCGGCCACGGACGGACCGGCACGACGATCCTCCACGAGGTGATGTCGACGGATCCCCAGTTCCGGATCGTGAAGCGCTGGGAGGCGATGTTCCCTTGCCCGCCGCCGGAGGCCGCGACCTACGACTCCGACCCGCGGATCGAGCGCGCCGACAAGCTGATCACGATCTTCGATCGGGTGACGCCCGAGTGGAAGGCGATGCACAAGTTCGGCGGCGGGCTGCCGGTCGAGTGCGCGGAATACCTCTACGCCTCGTTCCTCTCGAACGTCTTCGTCTTCTCGTTCCAGATTCCGAGCTACGCCGAATACCTCCAGAAGCAGGACGTGGGCTACACGATCCGTTGGCACCAGCGCTTCCTCAAGCTCCTCCAGTGGAAGTACGGCAAGCCCCACTGGCTCCTCAAGAACCCGATCTGGATCGACTACATCCCGCGCGTGCTCGAGTTCTATCCCGACGCGAAGATCATCCTGACCCACCGGGACCCGATCACGGTCTCCGACTCGTTCACGAACGTGATGGGTACGATCTTCTGGTGGCGCACCGACGATCCCTGGGGCGGCGGCATGCTGGACGAGCTGGTGATGGCGGACGGGCGGGCCGAAACCCAGGCGAACCTCATGAAGTGGATGGAGGACGGGACCCTGAAGCCGGGCTACGTGTCGAACGTGCTCTACTCCGACTTCATGAACGACCCCGCCGACACGATCGGCCGCTGCTATGCGGACCTCGGGCTCGAGTTCGGAGAAGGCACCGCGGCCGCGATCCAGCACTATCTCGCGAACAAGCCGAAGGGCAAGCACGGGAAGTTCGAGTACGACCGCGCCCAGGCCGAGCAGATCGCTGCCGAGCGGGCTCGCTTCAGGACGTATCAGGAGTACTTCGGAGTGCCCGACGAGATATGA
- a CDS encoding sulfatase-like hydrolase/transferase — MSLRLASTLVSLAMVLGLASCSDDRDARTPADWNVVLVTLDTVRADALGAYGQVRSTTPVLDRIAREGVVFTDVTSAAPHTVASHASIMTGLYPFAHGARANHGFPLAAEHTTLAEILAGAGHRTRAEIAAPVLHASTRIAQGFESEAHSAAATQGETPVARAPGGGLRRSAENVTARALETLDALHDEPFLLWLHYFDAHLPYVDRPADRAAFPDTPYLAQVHALDRSLGRVFAALEANGLRDHTLVVVTSDHGEGLGEHEEPTHSYFVYDSTMRVPLLLWGPDALPSGLRIDEPARTVDILPTILDLMGREVPAGLHGESLAPAIRGDGARAGAPIYGESLDLHRIFGTTPLRLIREGRWKYIHSAAPELYDVAADPSEREDLLAANPEVAARLADRLRELVERSAPTQGERPAALSAVDVARLEALGYVIPRARPRLEDEVALLAPRGPDPRGLAQAAETLSRAKGALSAGRYPRAIEALSPIVGAHPESATVLAMLGEAYAGQGDEAKALALFDRALAVEGDPCSETRLDRARTLERFGRPRARLAELEAALEGCADSATYLNELAWALATTPTEAGGDGARAVTLATRLVELGSGEPDPNQLDTLAAAWFAAGEPARAAAVQARALAILERSGAGPRLRAGYASALERYRRATPPGGDADAPVP, encoded by the coding sequence TTGAGCCTTCGCCTCGCGTCGACCCTGGTCAGTCTGGCGATGGTCCTAGGACTCGCGTCGTGCAGCGACGACCGCGACGCGCGTACGCCCGCCGACTGGAACGTCGTGCTCGTCACGCTCGACACCGTGAGAGCCGATGCCCTCGGTGCCTACGGGCAGGTTCGGTCGACGACGCCCGTGCTCGACCGGATCGCCCGTGAAGGCGTCGTCTTCACGGACGTGACCAGCGCCGCGCCGCATACCGTCGCCTCGCACGCGAGCATCATGACCGGTCTCTACCCCTTCGCCCACGGTGCGCGGGCGAACCACGGCTTCCCGCTCGCCGCCGAGCACACCACGCTCGCCGAGATCCTCGCGGGCGCTGGACATCGCACCCGCGCCGAGATCGCCGCGCCGGTCCTCCACGCCTCCACGCGGATCGCGCAGGGCTTCGAGTCGGAGGCGCACAGCGCGGCCGCGACGCAAGGGGAGACCCCGGTCGCCCGCGCGCCGGGTGGCGGTCTTCGGCGCAGCGCCGAGAACGTGACCGCGCGGGCGCTCGAGACCCTCGACGCCCTACACGACGAGCCCTTCCTGCTGTGGCTCCACTACTTCGACGCGCATCTCCCCTACGTCGATCGCCCGGCGGATCGCGCGGCGTTCCCCGACACGCCCTACCTCGCCCAGGTTCACGCCCTCGACCGCTCCCTCGGCCGGGTCTTCGCCGCTCTCGAAGCGAATGGTCTCCGCGACCACACGCTCGTCGTCGTGACCAGCGATCATGGCGAAGGCCTGGGAGAGCACGAGGAGCCGACCCACAGCTACTTCGTCTACGACTCGACGATGCGCGTGCCGCTCCTGCTCTGGGGACCCGACGCCCTGCCCTCCGGACTTCGCATCGACGAGCCGGCCCGCACGGTCGACATCCTCCCGACGATCCTCGACCTGATGGGACGCGAGGTTCCCGCCGGACTGCACGGCGAGAGCCTCGCACCCGCGATCCGGGGCGACGGCGCCCGGGCCGGCGCGCCGATCTACGGCGAGAGCCTCGATCTCCATCGCATCTTCGGCACGACGCCGCTCCGGCTGATTCGCGAGGGGAGATGGAAGTACATCCATTCGGCGGCGCCCGAGCTCTACGACGTCGCGGCCGACCCGTCGGAACGGGAAGACCTCCTCGCGGCGAATCCCGAGGTCGCGGCGCGCCTGGCCGACCGGCTGCGTGAACTCGTCGAGCGCTCCGCACCGACGCAGGGCGAGCGACCGGCGGCGCTCAGCGCCGTGGACGTCGCGCGTCTCGAGGCGCTCGGCTACGTGATTCCGCGGGCCAGGCCGCGACTCGAGGACGAGGTCGCGCTCCTCGCGCCGCGCGGCCCCGACCCCCGAGGCCTCGCACAGGCCGCCGAGACGCTTTCACGCGCCAAGGGCGCCCTCTCCGCCGGCCGCTACCCGCGCGCGATCGAGGCGCTGTCGCCGATCGTCGGGGCCCATCCGGAGAGTGCGACGGTGCTCGCGATGCTCGGTGAGGCCTATGCGGGACAGGGCGACGAAGCGAAGGCGCTCGCGCTCTTCGACCGCGCCCTCGCCGTCGAGGGCGATCCCTGCAGCGAGACCCGCCTCGATCGCGCGCGTACCCTCGAGCGCTTCGGCCGACCCCGCGCGCGTCTCGCCGAGCTGGAAGCGGCCCTGGAAGGCTGCGCCGATTCGGCGACCTACCTGAACGAGCTCGCCTGGGCCCTCGCGACCACCCCGACCGAGGCTGGCGGCGACGGTGCGCGCGCGGTCACCCTCGCGACGCGATTGGTCGAGCTCGGTTCCGGCGAACCGGACCCCAATCAGCTGGATACGCTGGCGGCGGCCTGGTTCGCAGCGGGAGAGCCCGCTCGCGCCGCCGCCGTACAGGCCCGGGCCCTCGCGATCCTCGAGCGAAGCGGCGCGGGGCCCAGGCTGCGTGCCGGCTACGCGAGCGCCCTCGAGCGATATCGCCGGGCCACCCCGCCAGGAGGAGACGCCGATGCCCCCGTTCCGTAG
- a CDS encoding tetratricopeptide repeat protein, with translation MTVFRRRSSIRAALGILRVGAVVLVAAAAPVSAQRTGFASIDRLPRFDWEVEQYELSDVAERDIKKAYRRGIEDLKKGNCRDASSKFEFILGFIDDDPIIYYVAATAARCMRAFRAAAGYYESTIEFEPTNYDAHRFLGISRLALGQIDEASDVLATLDLERVECGEGCDPELEAAYAGLRGALEFARTHAAEE, from the coding sequence ATGACCGTGTTCCGACGTCGATCGTCCATCCGCGCCGCGCTCGGGATCCTGCGCGTCGGAGCGGTCGTTCTCGTCGCGGCGGCGGCCCCGGTCTCGGCGCAGAGGACGGGATTCGCTTCGATCGATCGTCTCCCCCGCTTCGACTGGGAAGTCGAGCAGTACGAGCTGTCGGACGTCGCCGAGCGGGACATCAAGAAGGCCTACCGCCGCGGGATCGAAGACCTCAAGAAGGGCAATTGCCGCGATGCCTCGAGCAAGTTCGAGTTCATCCTGGGATTCATCGACGACGACCCGATCATCTACTACGTGGCGGCGACGGCGGCTCGCTGCATGCGCGCCTTCCGGGCGGCCGCGGGCTACTACGAGAGCACGATCGAGTTCGAGCCCACGAACTACGATGCACACCGATTTCTCGGCATCTCGCGGCTCGCGCTCGGCCAGATCGACGAGGCCAGCGACGTGCTGGCGACGCTGGATCTCGAGCGGGTCGAGTGCGGAGAGGGCTGCGATCCGGAACTCGAGGCTGCGTACGCCGGCCTCCGCGGGGCCCTCGAGTTCGCGCGGACCCACGCCGCCGAGGAGTGA
- a CDS encoding nucleoside hydrolase has product MSAPPPLRVVFDTDTANEIDDQFALAWALRAPERIRLEAVHAAPFSHGTFFGALADAAARRGGPATPFEEMAVGMGPDGGARLLERVPVADSEQRSHDEILRVFEAAGVDPGGRVKHGATSFMPGPDEPVESEAVDHLIALAKTASPEVPIHVATIGVPTNVASALLIEPSITPNLHVIFLAGYPTGAGLPDDSFNLVQDRHASNVLFESEVPLLYIPGYQVAEVLQLALPAAREWLEGRSRLAQYLFDTYTSNPIEPEPGTPGKSWVIWDIIATAWLIEPEWVPTRTVPRARVRADHSWEPIPGERATMQEAYGARRNAIFGDLLARVTRD; this is encoded by the coding sequence ATGTCCGCGCCGCCTCCGCTTCGCGTCGTCTTCGACACCGACACCGCCAACGAGATCGACGACCAGTTCGCCCTCGCCTGGGCGCTCCGTGCACCGGAGCGGATCCGACTCGAAGCCGTCCACGCGGCGCCCTTCTCCCACGGCACCTTCTTCGGCGCCCTCGCGGACGCCGCCGCACGCCGCGGAGGCCCCGCGACCCCCTTCGAGGAGATGGCCGTCGGGATGGGTCCGGACGGCGGCGCGCGACTGCTGGAGCGGGTCCCGGTCGCCGACTCCGAGCAGCGCAGCCACGACGAGATCTTACGCGTCTTCGAGGCGGCCGGCGTCGACCCGGGAGGGCGCGTCAAGCACGGCGCGACGTCGTTCATGCCGGGGCCGGACGAACCCGTCGAGAGCGAGGCGGTCGACCACCTGATCGCGCTCGCCAAGACCGCGAGTCCCGAGGTGCCCATCCACGTCGCGACGATCGGCGTTCCGACGAACGTGGCGTCGGCGCTGCTCATCGAGCCGTCGATCACGCCGAACCTCCACGTGATCTTCCTCGCCGGCTACCCGACCGGCGCGGGCCTGCCGGACGATTCGTTCAACCTCGTCCAGGACCGCCACGCGAGCAACGTGCTCTTCGAGAGCGAGGTGCCGCTCCTCTACATCCCCGGCTACCAGGTCGCGGAGGTCCTGCAGCTCGCCCTGCCCGCGGCCCGCGAGTGGCTCGAGGGACGCAGCCGCCTCGCGCAGTATCTCTTCGACACCTACACGAGCAACCCGATCGAGCCGGAGCCCGGGACGCCGGGCAAGAGCTGGGTGATCTGGGACATCATCGCGACCGCCTGGCTGATCGAGCCCGAATGGGTGCCGACCCGGACGGTCCCCCGGGCCCGGGTGCGCGCCGACCACAGCTGGGAGCCGATCCCCGGCGAGCGGGCGACGATGCAGGAGGCCTATGGCGCGCGACGCAACGCGATCTTCGGAGACCTGCTCGCGCGAGTGACCCGGGACTGA
- a CDS encoding nuclear transport factor 2 family protein, whose protein sequence is MAHAPADLEAAVDRFFRAAEARDFETFRAGFADAPEIFQNGDALGLDDLVAFAEKGTKSVRYVDVRRVVADGAVIEQHRAEIVFPDGTPYTSRDICVVFRFDADGRFSRVEEYAPLQGVPR, encoded by the coding sequence ATGGCGCACGCGCCCGCCGACCTCGAAGCCGCCGTCGACCGATTCTTCCGCGCGGCGGAAGCCCGGGACTTCGAGACGTTCCGCGCCGGGTTCGCGGACGCGCCGGAGATCTTCCAGAATGGCGACGCGCTCGGACTCGACGATCTCGTCGCGTTCGCGGAGAAGGGCACGAAGTCGGTCCGGTACGTCGACGTCCGTCGCGTCGTCGCCGACGGAGCGGTGATCGAACAGCACCGGGCCGAGATCGTGTTCCCGGACGGCACGCCCTACACGAGCCGCGATATCTGCGTCGTCTTCCGCTTCGACGCGGACGGGCGCTTCTCGCGCGTCGAGGAATACGCTCCCCTGCAAGGTGTGCCTCGCTAG
- a CDS encoding TIGR03617 family F420-dependent LLM class oxidoreductase has protein sequence MLKVTATMGANVSLREVVPHAQRVEGLGYDTLSVAEAVHDGMLSAMAALGATTRLRVSQGVLVAFARSPMLAAQGAWDLQQYSDGRFQLGLGTQVKGNIIGRFGMPWSAPAQRLTDYVGAVRAAFDTFQSSAPLQFESENYTLNRLQPFFNPGPLECGPPSILMGAVGPLMTKAVGRVGDAIQTHPTNSEPRFLREVTRPRLEEGAKAAGRDVRIELTAGPMIATGANSEEVEAQKQAARESLVFTLSTPAYWPTLEYHGMKHVGEQLRQFTREGKWGEMNDLVTDELLDIFVPQGTYDEIADVLLDQYDDVAERILFPVPVDPKNDDAARKAIAKLQGG, from the coding sequence ATGTTGAAAGTCACGGCCACGATGGGTGCGAACGTCTCCCTGCGAGAGGTGGTCCCCCACGCACAGCGGGTCGAAGGGCTCGGGTACGACACCCTCTCGGTGGCGGAGGCCGTCCACGACGGCATGCTCTCCGCGATGGCCGCCCTCGGCGCCACGACGCGCCTCCGCGTCAGCCAGGGGGTCCTCGTCGCGTTCGCGCGGAGTCCGATGCTCGCGGCGCAGGGCGCGTGGGACCTGCAGCAGTACTCCGACGGTCGCTTCCAGCTCGGCCTCGGCACCCAGGTGAAGGGGAACATCATCGGCCGCTTCGGCATGCCCTGGTCCGCGCCGGCGCAGCGGCTGACCGACTACGTCGGCGCGGTCCGCGCGGCCTTCGACACGTTCCAGAGCAGCGCGCCCCTCCAGTTCGAGAGCGAGAACTACACGCTCAACCGGCTCCAGCCCTTCTTCAATCCCGGGCCCCTCGAGTGCGGACCGCCCTCGATCCTGATGGGCGCGGTTGGCCCGCTCATGACGAAGGCGGTCGGCCGGGTCGGCGACGCCATCCAGACCCATCCGACCAACAGCGAGCCGCGCTTCCTGCGCGAGGTCACGCGACCCCGCCTCGAGGAGGGCGCCAAGGCCGCCGGCCGCGACGTGCGGATCGAGCTGACGGCGGGACCCATGATCGCGACCGGCGCGAATTCGGAGGAGGTCGAGGCGCAGAAGCAGGCGGCGCGCGAAAGCCTCGTCTTCACCCTGTCGACGCCGGCGTACTGGCCGACCCTCGAGTACCACGGCATGAAGCACGTGGGCGAGCAGCTCCGGCAGTTCACCCGTGAAGGCAAGTGGGGCGAGATGAACGATCTCGTGACGGACGAGCTGCTCGACATCTTCGTACCCCAGGGCACGTATGACGAGATCGCGGACGTCCTGCTCGACCAGTACGATGACGTCGCCGAGCGGATCCTCTTTCCGGTCCCCGTCGATCCGAAGAACGACGATGCGGCACGGAAGGCGATCGCGAAGCTGCAGGGCGGCTGA